TCCAGACGCCGCTGCACGACGTGCTGGGACACGACGGCTCGCCGGAGAACCCGGGCTACGCCGCCACCGCGCGCGCCGAGATCCGCCTCTACACCGCGGCCGTGCTGCGCCAGATCCCAGAGGAGCCGCTGCAGCCCGTCCCCATGGGCGAGGTCTTCCTGGCCGACGATGCCGACGTCGCCGTCGCGCTGCGCATGGACGGCTACCTCAAGGAGGGCGCGCGCACCGGCGTCCCGGTCGGCGTCTACCGCGCGGGCGGGATGGAGTCGCCCATCTACCTCGACGCCGACTTCCTCGTCGGGCCCGAGGCCGCGCACCTGAACATCAGCGGCGTGTCGGGACTCGCCACCAAGACCAGCGCCGTCGAGTGGCTGCTGGCGTCGCTGTTCGCGCACTTCCCGGCGGAGAAGGGCTCGGTGGCGGCGATCTGCTTCAACGTGAAGGGGCCGGATCTCCTCTTCCTCGACCAGCCCGGGAAGCTCGACGAGGCCGACCTCGCGCTGTACGAGCGGCTGGAGGTTCCGGCGCGGCCGTTCGACCGCGTGCACTACTACGCGCCGTACAGCGCCAAGGGCTACTCGCTGGCCACGCTGCGCACGCACGACGCGCTGCAGCACAACGTGCGGCCGCTGCAGTGGGGGCTCAACGAGGTGCTGCAGTACGCCGAGGTGCTGCTGAACAAGGACGACGTGGACGCGAAGGCGGACGCGCTCATCGACTTCATCGTGGAGCGCGTCGTCAACAAGTCGTTCAGCGACCCGCTGCTGAAGCGCGCCTATCAGGTGAGGACGTTCGCGGAGCTCGAGGAGTGGTTCCGCGACCTGCTGATGGCGGTCGAGGGGAAGGGAAGCGGCGACACCTGGCGGACACACCACGTGGCGACCATCCGCAAGGTGCGGAACCGGCTCACCAACATCGCCCTCCGCTGCCAGGGGCTGGTGACCGACGGCACCAGCACCAGCGACCTCCCGTGGGGCACCTTCGAGGACCGGGCGGTGTACGTGGTGGACGTCGCCAACCTCGAGGAGGACGCGCAGGACCTGATCTTCGCCCGCGTGGTCTCCAAGCTCCGCGAGCACCTCGAGCGCCGCGACCTGGGCGTCAAGCACGTCGTCGTCTTCGTGGACGAGCTGAACAAGTATGCGCCCGGCGACGGCCAGGAGACGTACGTCCGCAAGATGCTGCTCGACATCGCGGAGCGCGGCCGGTACCTGGGGCTCGTGCTCTTCGGGGCCCAGCAGTTCCGCAGCCAGGTGCACCGCCGCGTCGTCGGCAACTCGGGGACGGCGCTCTACGGCCGCATGGACGCCGACGAGCTGGCGACGCCCGGGTACGCGGTGCTCAGCCCGGCCGTGAAGACCAAGCTCGCCACGCTCGCCAAGGGACAGCTGATGGTCCGCCACCCGCACTTCACCCAGCCCGTCTTCGTGCGCTTCCCGCGCCCCGCCGTGATGACGGGCCGCGAGGGCGTCGAGCGCTTCCCGCAGGCGGCCGAGCCGACGCTGGAGGCGGCGGTGACGCGCGCGCTGCGGACGCTCGATCCGGCGGTGACGCTGGCGTGGGTGCAGCAGACGATCGCGCTGCAGGACGAGCGCGCGGTGCTGGCGGCGCGCGACCGCACGCTGCTGACGCGCCCCGACGACGTGCGCGCGTACTTCGCGGCGCAGTTCCGCGGCATCGTCACGCCGCGGGTGGTGCCCACCGCGCCCGCCGCGCCGCCGCTGCGCGCGGTGCCGGCCGACGACCCGTACGGCTTCTGAGCCGCGGCCCGCGCCCGACGCACCGATGATCCGCCGCGTGTCCCGCCCGCTCCGGGGATGGCCGTGATCGCGCGCCACGCGCTCGCCGGGCTGTCCGGTCTGGCCGCGCTGGTGGCGCCCGCCGGCGTGCTGCGCGCGCAGACGGCGACCGCGCCCGGGAGCGCGATGGTGACGCTGCGCCTGCGCCCGCGCGCCGGCGATACGCTGCACCTGCGCTTCGAGCAGACCGTCTCGGGCGCCGCCAAGGCGTCGAAGCCGACGCGGCTGCTCAGCAGCATGATGGTGATCTCGCGCTCGATCGTCGAGTCGAGCGACGCGGCGGGGAGCGTAGTGGTCGCGCACACCGACTCGGTCGAGCTGCGGATGCCCGGCGCGCCGCCCGAGGCGCTGGCGCGCGCGCGGAAGGGCATGCAGGGGCGTGCGACCCGCATGCGCGTGGCGCCCGACGGCGCGATGCGCTGGCTCCCCGAGGGCGGGACCGGCGGCCGCGCGGAC
This region of Roseisolibacter agri genomic DNA includes:
- a CDS encoding ATP-binding protein; the encoded protein is MIASSPAPFGRVVATERRPNTAFEFHFWTSLDTPIGIGTIVRVVGDVPVGGARPTVYGVVTEGFAYTDLQTPLHDVLGHDGSPENPGYAATARAEIRLYTAAVLRQIPEEPLQPVPMGEVFLADDADVAVALRMDGYLKEGARTGVPVGVYRAGGMESPIYLDADFLVGPEAAHLNISGVSGLATKTSAVEWLLASLFAHFPAEKGSVAAICFNVKGPDLLFLDQPGKLDEADLALYERLEVPARPFDRVHYYAPYSAKGYSLATLRTHDALQHNVRPLQWGLNEVLQYAEVLLNKDDVDAKADALIDFIVERVVNKSFSDPLLKRAYQVRTFAELEEWFRDLLMAVEGKGSGDTWRTHHVATIRKVRNRLTNIALRCQGLVTDGTSTSDLPWGTFEDRAVYVVDVANLEEDAQDLIFARVVSKLREHLERRDLGVKHVVVFVDELNKYAPGDGQETYVRKMLLDIAERGRYLGLVLFGAQQFRSQVHRRVVGNSGTALYGRMDADELATPGYAVLSPAVKTKLATLAKGQLMVRHPHFTQPVFVRFPRPAVMTGREGVERFPQAAEPTLEAAVTRALRTLDPAVTLAWVQQTIALQDERAVLAARDRTLLTRPDDVRAYFAAQFRGIVTPRVVPTAPAAPPLRAVPADDPYGF